TCATAAAAGTTGTGTCTCTTGTTGTTCTATTAGGTATCAAGTAGGGAGTGACCCTGCAGGGTGGCTGAATGTTAGTAAAGACACTGGGCTCATCAGAGTGAAGAGCCCCATGGACCGAGAGTCTCCATTTGTCAGAGACGGCAATTATGAAGCTCTCATTCTAGCCATCGGCAATGGTGAAGCTGTCTTTCATAAAGCACAGTACACACTTTGTTTCATCCCTTTGGATGCCTTCCAGGTCCTGTGAACTTATACAATTGTTTTGGGCCCACAGATGCTTGTCCAGTAACTGGCACAGGAACCCTGATAATTCACCTGGAAGATGTCAATGACAATGCTCCAACAATTGACCAGAGAGAAATAACTTTCTGTAGTGAAGACCCTCAGCCTGTTCAGCTGTCATTCACTGACAGAGATGGTCCTGGAAATGCAGGGCCCTTCCGTGTAGAGGTTAGAGGCTGTAGCAGGAATGACTGGACTGTTGAGACaagtaaatatatgtttttttccctttactGCATGATTCTCTGACAATGTTGTGTTTTTGCATTGTAGTATTCAGCACGCAATGTCCAAATGAACATTGAAGCTTATAAATTCCAATTCCTGAACAGTGGTAGTAGTGATACTTAACATGTTCTTAATGAACacttacatgtgtttttatcatCTCTCTCCTTCAGCACCTGGAGTTCACCTGACCCTTAAGAGCAAGCTGGAACAGGATGAGTACCCCATTGTTCTAAGAGTCTATGACACGGGAGACAAGTTCCAGGACTCGGTTGTTCTTGGGAAAGTGTGTGACTGCAAAGGGAGGGATGTAACTTGCCAGACTTGAGTGGCAGTGAGGCTTAGGATGTGGAGGTCTGGGATcagttgtattattttgttcttgCACTTGATGTAGAACACTTCTGCTTAATTCTTAATTATAAGGCTAAGATAAAAAGTTGACACTGAAGTGAACTGAGATCATTAAAATGCATTCTATCTGTAAGGACTGTTGCAACGGCATCAGTCACCGTttctcatgtttttctttttccactgTGCTCTGTATAACAGGCACTATAAATGTAAAAAGCACTGATTGCAGACAGCTGATCAGAGACACTGTCTGAATAGGCTTGCTTTCTTGAGTAGGTACAGCAAACATTACAAATGGATACAACCTGGAATCAGAGTTATCAAAAGATGTTCCCTATAAAGAGACTGGAAATATGTAACCCAAGGCTCAGACTCACTCCGCTGAATCCAGAGGCTGCGTCCCCTGCTCTTCTGCTGCTACACCCTAATAAAGAATCCTTGATTGACAAAACCAGAGTCGCCCCATTTATTCCTTACTCTCTGAAAACCTAGTCTTGCTGTTATATTTGTCAATGGTAGGGAAACTGAGCTCAGATGGAACAACTGACAGGCCTTCCTAAGATattatttgtcaaatgttttAACTGGATTCAATCAggcattatttaaaaatcattaaTGTATATGATGtacttttgtgttttaattgagtAAATATTCACTGTACCAAAACATGAACCTACACTGTTAAAATGGTCTGGCTGTGTGTTCATAACATGTTACA
This DNA window, taken from Amia ocellicauda isolate fAmiCal2 chromosome 9, fAmiCal2.hap1, whole genome shotgun sequence, encodes the following:
- the LOC136758985 gene encoding B-cadherin, with amino-acid sequence MDPDTARMQTVWYQVGSDPAGWLNVSKDTGLIRVKSPMDRESPFVRDGNYEALILAIGNDACPVTGTGTLIIHLEDVNDNAPTIDQREITFCSEDPQPVQLSFTDRDGPGNAGPFRVEVRGCSRNDWTVETTPGVHLTLKSKLEQDEYPIVLRVYDTGDKFQDSVVLGKVCDCKGRDVTCQT